From the Drosophila willistoni isolate 14030-0811.24 chromosome 2L unlocalized genomic scaffold, UCI_dwil_1.1 Seg168, whole genome shotgun sequence genome, the window gtattataaaattggtcagatgtttgtagcgcacagaaggagacgtttccgaccccataaggtatatacatatattcttgatcagcatgagaagctgagtccgtccgtctgtgcaaatcaacttcacgccgccatcttaagagctatcgtgatgaaacttgatatttgagctacttatagccCGGAGCAGATAGAGTATGAAAATTATCAGGATtagaccactatatcatatagctctaggggaatcattttcataaaaattggagtatttccatgaaatttactaatatgatagttttggatagaaaacatcagatcccgaaatttcaatcagatcggataaatataacacaagttacagtcaatataaatcggctctactacgtcattgcttgaaatctacgtaaactgtatgtgtatgcgtgccagTCGCGGCATGCAGCATGGCGAAGAAAAATaacaagaaatggaaatgatatttggaaggttttgtctgtgcattgatgatACAGAAAAAGTGTtcggaacatgtaaaaatattatggccaaggactgcaagggtatataaacttcggcacagccgaagttagcttctttgatatttgggAGATCATTTACTAACCAAGGTACCTTGGCACTAACAAACTGTTACAAAAACTCCATCAACATCCTGAAATTGTTCAACGATTGCCCTTGTTGTTGGTGCCCATGACAAGACTGTACCATTTAATGAGAACCTGGACGCGGAAAATTTCGAGACCGATTTGGATGATATTTTGACAGTACAAGTTTTTCAGTATATCTACAAGTTTTAGACATCTGTCTGTCGGAATAAGAATTTGCTATATAGTTTTAGTAATTCTAAgtatttgtttcatttgtgATATTGCTGTAAGCGTTTTAATCTGACCCCATCTCCTGATGATATCAATAACTGTTTAAAAACTGAATCGCAAGATATAAGACCGAAAGTATTAAcctttattttaatttcctttcaccaaaatattacatttttgCCTACCAAATCTgttaattgttttaacataTACAGTTTCTAAATGTATGTTTGTCTGCATCAATGCAAAAGTTAATTATTTACGTTGACAACTTGGTCACAAAACAGCTTTTAGGTATATTAATTTACGGAGAAATTCAACACTGTGCAATAACTGGATtgttgatatatatgtattacatttaactttttattattattttttataataacGTCTACCCAATAAATAAACACGACtatacaatttgtttttaagttGTTTATATCTTtgcttaatttaaaaaaacaaaaaaaaatcgctAAAACAAACCACTGGTTTGTCGTTTTTAAAAGCCTTTTTTTATCAGAGTCTTCATAGAATATTCTATTTTTTAGTTCGATCGAGTGACATATGCATAGATGTGATAAACAAATCTAGTGACAATATGAAAAATGATTAACCATAATCCAATTATTTGTGATGGTTTTGTAGACATTTCCGGAAATCAACGAAATTTTTTTAGACCTTTTGATAAATTGATCACTAGATAATTACTTTTCCATGTAAAGGTGTTatgaaaaattgtaaattttaacaatttgacaaacatatttattatttaacacaactttctttttaaaaactttatataATCCAAATATCTTCTTTCAAATGATAGCATCTTTTTTGggaacatacatatataggctGCAACTATATAATCGCTGCGGCCTACTGACGACAgatggaaaacaaaaagaattaattacttaaatgaaaatgaattcaCATTTCTCAATTTTCGATCCAAAAAAATTCTATACACCAACAGATAAGCTATAAATTACAAACTACACTCGTGTTGTACaccataaaaacaaaaatcatatTAGAAACTTAAAATTTTCACAACAATTATTAAGGAAATGGGGAACTTTTGTGTACctcattttctttattttaatgtTTCAACATAGAACTGGTGTTATTTAAACTTTTCCCTTACTCCACACTTGGTCTATGGTGACTTTCGGGTCAGTATCCTCGCATGCTTGCCTTTTAAGGCTTGTAATacattaattaacaatttgaaTCCCTTTTTTCTTCTGCTCAGTGTGGATAATTGATATTTGTACACGTCAAGCGTTGTGAGAGTCGCCATCTCCATGTTAGGCTGTCTCTGAATCTCTCGAAAAGGAAACGAAAATTCAATCCATCTCTCCCATCATCCATTAAAGATCCCCCAACACGTGCGCTtgtcatttttgttttgtataccCTATGCCAAAAGGCAGAGAGGGTATATGCAAGTCAATGTAACCATAGAAAGATATTGTAAGATTTAAGTAAGAAATGTTTAGCTCAAAAACGATAGCCCATACAAGTAAATGCTTCCTTAGGGTATGTGAAAGTCGTAGTTGGAGTTCTCATTTTTGCTTATGACTTGAGAACGTCAATAGCTTCCCATTTCAGCTAACCAAATTCCACTTTTCCGCGTCTGTCCAATGCATTCAATCACTTCATTTGTTTCCATCTTGTTCGTCGTCTTCTGCTGGGCGGCGGCACGTTCGAAGTCGTCTTGgtagtaaaatattttatttactcTGCACTTATGACCCCAATGCGGATCGGGTTAAGTGAATCTGATATACCCATACGAACACCCGTTCGTACACACatccatacatatacattagcatgtatgtatgtacatatgtatgtatatttatatttataagtttgctgcatttgcatttgtatcTCCCTTTCTACGCATTGTGGATGCATCTGATACCGCGCCGACTCTGTGGCTACAGTGGTTTGATGGAGTTTAGCTTGACCTTAGCTCAGAGGGACTGAGCCAACTGAGTGTAACTTCTCCCAACAAAGAGAAACCTAATTTTTACTCACTTTTAAACCGACCGAGTGCCACAGTGTCGCCATGTCGATATGCTGGACTTTTGCAAGCAACCAATTGAATGGCAACAACTGAAACGCGCTTTGACAAAAACATTATCAAGACGCTAATTAGTGCCCTCCTTACCCCCAAGTGAAGGGTTTGTCTGGCATTTTCAACTGCGGTGCTTCAGATAAAATGGAGTCCAAGACTTGGGTGTTAATGATTAATTGGCAGCAAATTGGCATGACTTGCGCgattttatttaacaaaatttctaCTACTTGGGTGAAATTCTTGCAACAAGATCGTTATCAGAGATAAATAGGATTTGGTGTTAAAAAATTGACAGAAAAGAGctagaaacaaacaaattctTGTTGTGTTTTTCAATCATTCTGTTCTTCCTCGAAGCAAGCGGTCCATGATGATGTCATTCGCCCTGTCGTTTTCGCAGTATTCATCTACCATAAATCACCAGACAATCGCGAAAGTCTTCAAGTTATTCGCTTCAGCTTGGAGGTCGGTTGGAGGCGAGATGGGGGTGGGTAATGGAGGATGCAACTATCTCAAGACAGCTGCCACAAATTAGTCAGCATCCAAGAGAAAGGGAGGGTCGCACGTTAATTTACCTGCGGGTTAAGCAAGTTACTCAACTGGTTTTTGTGGCACGAGGGAGTGGAGATCTGTGCCATATGTGCTTACGATCAAGGTGAAATTGAGATTTAAGCATAAATAAATGGTTAATAAAACAAGTAGAAATGTGTGGAAACAAcacaatttcattaaaaatacatcttatgtaaaaaaaaaaaactcatcaAATTCTACAAAGGCCTAAAGAGTTTCCCGTTGGTGACCTAAACAATCTTCGCGTTAAAAGAAAATGCAGGAAAACAGTGTAGACCACAACTTAACCGCAAAACTTATGAGATACCAAAAGGGAATCCAAACAATTGGCAAAGGTTAAAGTAGAAAGGCACCGCAAAATAATAACCAACTAGGAATTTTGCATTTTAGAGGCTCACAAGATCTTTTCCCTGAGTTTGATTTATATGAGCTACTGTATACATGTGTTGGTGGTTAATCGAACCTTTTCTTAGGATCTCTTGACATAAAACAGAAACGGATTCTGGGAAAACCCACGTTCATAACCCATTTAGGACGTAATCGGAGTCCACACTTATCCATATACAGTTTCTTATGACTCATAACGCGCCATTCCACAGATCATTTTAAGAGAaagacccaaaaaaaaaaaggtgtaaAGAAACAGACAAACATGAATAAGTGCAcattcataatttttaaaatgggttggcaaaaaagaaaaagctcTTGCAAAGAGAGTTCGCGGCTCAAGCGTGACTTGTTCCCCAAAGAGTTTCTCCTTTCGTACACTTTAGTTGACACATTGGTTTCGCCAATAAGTTTGTGCGAGTTGTTGTCCAGTGGTTAACTTGGCCAGAAGCAGTCATTCTTGTTGCACTTCTATCTCataacaacatttttattaaactaAACAATTGTTATCACTTTCTTTGGGACTTTACGCTTCTGTTTCCACCTTGGCTGTCCAGTTCTTGGGACGTTCAGCAGTGATTGTCCAGTCGTTGGCGGCTACATTCACGCCACCGTATTGATGAGTAGGTGGCTCCGGGAAGAATTCCCAACCCTGTTCAATGGACATCTTCTTAATAACACCGGCAAGGCCCAGGAAGAGACCAGCGCATAGTCCAGCCACATGATTGTGTTTCCAGGCTCCAAAGACGCCGCCAGCAGCAAAACCGCCCAAAAAGTAGTTGATTCTGGTAGTAATATAAACAATGAAAACAGTTTGCTTCTGCATCATCAGTACTACTCACTTGTCGTCCTTTCCGCGGGCATTTGTGGCAGCCAATGTAGTGAGCGTAAATGCCGTGGCCATGCCCATCAGGGGGCCCGTGTTATATGCAAAACGTCCCAGAGTGGGCAGATACCCTTGTGGCTTCGATAGGGTCAGCACATCGACTGTGGACCAGGCCAAGCCGGCGGCCACAGCATATCTATTAGTGGCCACAATCTTGCCGAATGCATCCTCTCCATCGGGATGGTCGTAGTAATTCGAGCGCAAGATCGACATAGTTGGgctaaaataatttattaacaaTTAGCTAACTGCCGAAATTTACGTAAATGATGCTGTTAAGTTGACAGTGCTCAATAATGATGCTGTTAATTAACAGGGCTCGCGAATAATTCTGTTAAATATATGTCAATAATGGAATATGTGAATGTGGGCCACGGAAGAAACTCATGGAAATGGGGATTACCCGGGGGGATTAtcgtaaacaaaaaaagttttgaaagGTGAGCTCTATATCTTTCAAAATTGTCTCTTAAATAtgtaatttgatttgatttgactataattcaaaaattctaaTAAATAACTCTCCAGTAAAACACAGTCATTTAAAGAGCTGGTTACTTGACCACtttggcaaatatttaacGATGTTGCTTAAGAAAAGCGGCTCCGAAATTATAtagtatatgtacatacaggCATATTTTTGGATAGCACGACAAGACGAGTTCAAAGAGGTTCATCTGATTGGTTCAAGTATTCAAGATCTGATGTCGccttcatatttttttttcctcatACGAGTTTTCCAAAATTATGTTGAATCCCTTAACCTTAATTCAAATAATAAGCTATATCAAATCAGATGACTATATGAAaagctacaactacaactacagaaaatcgaattttttgaatttaccAACTTCAAAATAGCCATTTGAGTTTTATAATAacatatattattatatatgtatgtacatgataaaataataaaacttacttaattttcaatataaaattgcaaataAGTGTGACAATTTATGgtatgttaattttttacaattcctaatttaatttattttaaaaaagataTTGGTGTATTATATATGTTATATATGATTACTCTATGGCTGCTGCTTTTACTTCATCTTTTTCTGGTGGAGCAGATGTTTCCTTAGAGCCATTTGTTTATCGCGGAAGCTTTTCTTTACCTTGGAGCGTGCCTTGTGCCTTAACATGCCAAAGTTTTTCGTCTTCCGCTTCTCTTTATTGGTCTTGGAGCAGTGTTCGTTGACTCGACCATCTTTCCAGCCAAAACGTTCACGATCCTGCCGTCCAGCCTGCACCGTTTCGAGTCGCGAGTCCTTATCGTGTTTACGCTTTTTGTATATCATTTCAATGTTGTTAAGTTTGACAAATTCACTGCGATCCTGTTCCAGCGGACGCTTACGGGCATTGGTAACCGTCTTTTTCAGATTTGCGGCATTGATGCGCTTAAAGTCCTCGTCGGTGAAGATGCGGGTCAATGCTAACTCTTGAGCCGCCTCCTTTTGGTTTAGCATTTTGACTTCTAAagatttgttcttcttttcttttgaagTGGATGATTCTGGATCGCTCTCAGCAGCTCCGTCAGAGTCTGATTCCTCATCATCATTTTCTTCTTCACCATCCTCGCCATCTTCTTCGTCgccgtcatcgtcatcgtcatcctcactttcatcatcgtcatcctcATCTTGATTTGCCACTCCTTCATTGTCGCTATGATCCACCTTAACCCATTCGCCATCATTGGAGTCGGTATCCTCATCACTGTCGATATCTATGGTCTTGGAGTTCTTCAGCAATGCCTCTGCCCCCAATACAGTGTCATGAACTTCTCGCTCTCCGTATGCTCGAACCTTCCGCTCAGCTTGTGCTTCTGTCTGTCGTCCGCGATCCTTTTTGTGCAGCAATGCAGGCAACTGTTCTCGGTAAAGCGAAATCAGAGATCGAGCGGCCATCATCACCGACTTTTCTTTGTATGTTTTATACATGGCCAGATCTTGAAGCAGATCCTGGCCCATTGCCAATGGACAACGCATGCAAATCTCCCTTGTAGCATTAAGTCCGATTGCCATGACGTCACTGGAGTTTCGCTCAGTAATGAAATTGTTGGCAATTGTCTTTAGAATCGGCTCGACAATGTCCCCAGGAACAAGTTCATGTGAGGCCTGTGCGGCAAATTGCATTACTCGAGTAACTTGCCTCTGGTGAGGCTGAAGAAATCGGGTTATATAGGGATAATAGCCGAAGAGAAACAGTTCGTGGATACCAATTAAACGTGAGATGACATCCAAATGCATAAGCTTGACCTCGAAACGCTCGTTGGAGCCCTGCAGCTGCTTGAACAGACCCTCAGCCATGCCTTGAGGATTGTGGATCAGATGGATGCCCGAAAAATTGAAGGCTGGAgcattcttcttttttttctgcgcCTTTACGGCCTGCTTTTTGATCTGTTGCagttgtttttgtcttttcttgGTTTTCTTGGTCACACGATTGGCCATAATCGCACCCTTTAGAtcaatttctttttcactATCGGAACCGGAGCCTTCTTCATCCTCTTCGTCGTGACCTAGGAAGAATTTTAGCGATGTGACCAACACTTTGGTTACCTTGGAAAAGCAGCCCACTGTTGCAATGACATTCACAGTCTTCGGGTCATTCCAAATGTTTTTCTTGTACAGCTCTATCATAATGTCGGCAGACATCTTAGCAGCCTTGGG encodes:
- the LOC6652427 gene encoding NADH dehydrogenase [ubiquinone] 1 alpha subcomplex subunit 11, yielding MSILRSNYYDHPDGEDAFGKIVATNRYAVAAGLAWSTVDVLTLSKPQGYLPTLGRFAYNTGPLMGMATAFTLTTLAATNARGKDDKINYFLGGFAAGGVFGAWKHNHVAGLCAGLFLGLAGVIKKMSIEQGWEFFPEPPTHQYGGVNVAANDWTITAERPKNWTAKVETEA
- the LOC6652426 gene encoding protein SDA1 homolog — encoded protein: MVRVNNNQLPENLPQLQNLIKRDPESYSDEFHIQYQHFLSLLGVFALNPSEENKSLDDIVMFIAQVAQCYPEVCKEFPVHLADQLRNYATVLDPAMRNCFVKALILLRNKNLVPALDILELFFQLLRCQDKNLRTFLQTHIVTDIKNMNAKHKDMKLNSSLQNFMYSMLKDANPKAAKMSADIMIELYKKNIWNDPKTVNVIATVGCFSKVTKVLVTSLKFFLGHDEEDEEGSGSDSEKEIDLKGAIMANRVTKKTKKRQKQLQQIKKQAVKAQKKKKNAPAFNFSGIHLIHNPQGMAEGLFKQLQGSNERFEVKLMHLDVISRLIGIHELFLFGYYPYITRFLQPHQRQVTRVMQFAAQASHELVPGDIVEPILKTIANNFITERNSSDVMAIGLNATREICMRCPLAMGQDLLQDLAMYKTYKEKSVMMAARSLISLYREQLPALLHKKDRGRQTEAQAERKVRAYGEREVHDTVLGAEALLKNSKTIDIDSDEDTDSNDGEWVKVDHSDNEGVANQDEDDDDESEDDDDDDGDEEDGEDGEEENDDEESDSDGAAESDPESSTSKEKKNKSLEVKMLNQKEAAQELALTRIFTDEDFKRINAANLKKTVTNARKRPLEQDRSEFVKLNNIEMIYKKRKHDKDSRLETVQAGRQDRERFGWKDGRVNEHCSKTNKEKRKTKNFGMLRHKARSKVKKSFRDKQMALRKHLLHQKKMK